In the Dehalogenimonas sp. THU2 genome, TACTCACAGTTCGCCGAGGCTTACCGCAAGAGCCCGGAGGATCACAGCCAGTGGCTGCATGAGTTCCTCGACCTGTCCCATGCCGTCGAGATGACGGAGCGGGTGCTGAGGGAGCAGGGGGCGGATGTTAATGGTGAGTTCTACAAGATCGTGCAGCAGAATAAGGGGAAGGGGCTTTACGATAGCAACGGGTCTTAGGTTGGGATTCGGGTAGGTAAGGTGCCCCCTCACTCCTTCGGCTTCGCTCAGGACAGGCTTTAATTCCCTCCCCCCTTCGACAGGCTCAGGGCAGGCGTGGGGGAGAGGAGATTGGACGAAGAACGACGGGGGTACTACCCTGGCGGTTCTTAAAGTTTCGGGCGGCGCTTGTGCCAGGCGGTGTTCTGCTGGTAGGCGTGGCCCAGGTTCAGGATGGTTTTTTCCGAGAAGGGTTTGCCGATGATCTGCAGGCCGATGGGCAGGTTATCCGCGAAGCCGGCCTGGATGGAGATGCCCGGCAGGCCGGCGATGTTGACCGGTATGGTGCAGATATCCGACAGGTACATGGAGAAGGGGTCGGCAGCCTTTTCGCCGATCTTGAAGGGGACGGTCGGGGCGGTGGGGGTGATCAGGGCGTCATACTTCTCGAAGGCGGCGTCGAACTCTCTCCGGATGACAGTACGCACCTTCTGCGCCTTGACGTACCAGGCGTCGTAGTAGCCGGCGGACAGGGCATAGGTGCCTAGCATGATGCGCCGTTTGACCTCCGGGCCGAAGCCCAGGCCGCGGGTCTTTTCCATGGCCTGCCACATGCTCCCGGTGTCCTTGTAGGAGAAGCCGTACCTGACGCCGTCGTAGCGGGCCAGGTTGGCGGAGGCTTCCGAAGGGGCGATGATGTAATAAACCGCCAGCGCGTAGCTGGTGGTCGGCAGCGAGCATTCCTCGATGGAGCAGCCCAAATCCTCGTACACCTTGAGGGCGGCATCGACAGCCGCTTTGACCTCAGGGGTGACGCCCTGGGCGAAGTACTCTTTGGGCACGCCGAGCCGCATACCCTTGACGCTGCCGCCGAGGCAACCGTAGTAATCCGCCTCCGGCTGCGGCACCGAGGTGGAATCGCGGGGGTCGTAACCGGCGATGGCATTCAGCATCAGGGCCGAATCCGCCACGTCCTGGGTCAGCGGGCCGATCTGGTCCAGTGATGAGGCGAAGGCGATGAGGCCGTAGCGCGACACCAGGCCGTAGGTCGGCTTCAGGCCGGTGACGGAGCAGAAGCTGGCCGGCTGGCGGATGCTGCCGCCGGTGTCGGAGCCCAGGGCGGCCGGGGCCTCGCCGGCGGATACGGCCGCGGCCGAACCGCCGCTGGAGCCGCCGGGCACCCGGGTCAGATCCCATGGATTATGGGTGGTGAAATATACCGAGTTCTCCGTCGATGAGCCCATGGCGAACTCATCCATGTTGGCCTTGGCGATGATGACGGCGCCGCGGGCTTTCAATCTCTCGACGACACCGGCGTCGTAAGGCGGGATGAAGTTCTCCAGCATCTTCGAGGAACAGGTGGTGCGGACGCCTTTGGTGCAGAGGACATCCTTGAGGATCACCGGCACGCCGGTCAGGGCGGCGACCTCACCGCGGGCGATGGCGGCATCGGCGTCTTTGGCCTGCTTCAGCGCCAGATCCCCGGTGACGGTCATCAGCGCCTGGACCTTACCATCGACGGCGTCGATACGGTCGAGGTAGGCGCGGGTGAGTTCGACAGAGGATATTTCTTTGGCATCGAGGAGTTTGCGGGCCTCGACGATGGTGAATGAGCTAACGTCTATGGTCAATTTAAATCCTTATTCAAGTACGGCGTGGATGCGGAAGAAGTCTCCGTCGCGGTCGGGGGCGTTGGAGAGAACCTCTTCGGTCGGCAGCGACGGGGCGGGTTCGTCGTAGCCCAGGACGTTGCATTGGGCCACGGTATGGGCGGTGGGTGGGACGCCCTCGGTATCCACCTGGGAGAGCACGGTGAAGTGGCCCAGGATATCCGAGAGTTCACCTTGCAGGCGGTCGATCTCGGCGTCTTCTATGCCGAGGCGGGCCAGGCGGGCGATGTGCAGTACTTCTT is a window encoding:
- the gatC gene encoding Asp-tRNA(Asn)/Glu-tRNA(Gln) amidotransferase subunit GatC; translation: MELTKEEVLHIARLARLGIEDAEIDRLQGELSDILGHFTVLSQVDTEGVPPTAHTVAQCNVLGYDEPAPSLPTEEVLSNAPDRDGDFFRIHAVLE
- the gatA gene encoding Asp-tRNA(Asn)/Glu-tRNA(Gln) amidotransferase subunit GatA produces the protein MTIDVSSFTIVEARKLLDAKEISSVELTRAYLDRIDAVDGKVQALMTVTGDLALKQAKDADAAIARGEVAALTGVPVILKDVLCTKGVRTTCSSKMLENFIPPYDAGVVERLKARGAVIIAKANMDEFAMGSSTENSVYFTTHNPWDLTRVPGGSSGGSAAAVSAGEAPAALGSDTGGSIRQPASFCSVTGLKPTYGLVSRYGLIAFASSLDQIGPLTQDVADSALMLNAIAGYDPRDSTSVPQPEADYYGCLGGSVKGMRLGVPKEYFAQGVTPEVKAAVDAALKVYEDLGCSIEECSLPTTSYALAVYYIIAPSEASANLARYDGVRYGFSYKDTGSMWQAMEKTRGLGFGPEVKRRIMLGTYALSAGYYDAWYVKAQKVRTVIRREFDAAFEKYDALITPTAPTVPFKIGEKAADPFSMYLSDICTIPVNIAGLPGISIQAGFADNLPIGLQIIGKPFSEKTILNLGHAYQQNTAWHKRRPKL